In the Silene latifolia isolate original U9 population chromosome 1, ASM4854445v1, whole genome shotgun sequence genome, CCTACGATCCAAGTTCCAACAAGCTCCTCCTTGATTCCGGACTAATGACCTTTATATTCCAGTTCTGCTCACTTGACTCGGGACTTGCCTTCATTATGTGTAAAAGCTTGTTGTGGTAGCTGAACAATGATCTCCTATGGCCGATGCTAACGTAGGTAACTCCAGCCGCTTCAATCAGACCGTATAAATGGGTCTAAAAAGGCATACAAAACCATGTGTGCAATTAGATACTCCGTACAACTTTAAAAAAAGCGATAGTTTCGACAATGCCGCGAGTTTTTGAAACAAGTCAATAACTATGTCGGACCGACACAAGATTAGTATAAAAAATTGCACCGTTCGTCTGAAATGTGACACGTCACACGCCATGAATTCATAGGTTTAATCTTGCACAATCATACTGACACGCCACATAAAGCTGCTACAAAATACTACCTCCATCCCTAATTTATTCGCCCTTTTGAATTAGGTAATTAACCAATGTCAATTTTGACCATTAATTTCTCCAACACATATGAAGAGATTTACAATGTAAGATTTGTCGTGTTTGATTCATCAAAAGATTATTTCATACAACCATTTTAAAAACAAAATTGTTAATGCTATCGTATGCTTTGAGAATATATTGCTGGACCACGACCACCACTGAAGTCAAATGAGGAAAGTATAAATAGGATTGGAGGAAACTTTAGCAGTAAAGAAACAAATACCTCATTGTCTTCGTCCAAAGCACTGGTTGATTCATCTAGGAGAATCAAATATGGTTTGGCCAACAGCAGGCGAGCAAATGCAAGCCGTTGCTGCTCGCCTAGAGAAAGAACACTTGACCATTCGCATGCTGAGTCAAGACTAAAGCGAGACAACAAGTAGCCAAGACGAACATCCTCCAAAACTTTTACTAGATCCTCATCTGTGGGTTTCCCTTGCTTTTCAAACACGCTCCCTGATCCTTCTTGACGCAGAAGGAAAGGCGGGACCCCTACAACAAACGTTGACAATAGCCAAAAAATGAAGCTAAATGCAaggaggaaaaaaaaaataaaaacattacCCCTAAATATTCTCAAAAGTCACATATCAGACAGTATAAATATTCTCAAACGTCTCATATCAGACAGCATCATTGATAAAAATAATAAAGATTATCATAAGACTAACCCATATATTCATATAATATGGTATTCAATAAGTATTCCTTGATTTTAgttttttcgtgttttttttttttgtgctcaCTAAAGTGGTTGCacttctttcttttgtgaagtagcggtccttcgatgcagttctcgacgcaattttcattttggtcattcggaaacagcctctttgtgttgctaacacaagggtaagtctgcgtacatccgacccccacCCCCTACCCctcaatttgcgggagccattgaggcactggggtaatgttgttgttgttgtatacgGAGCTAGGTAAATggacacgttttttacttattgGGTAAGCTCACAACTTCACATTATAATATTATGAGACCATTTCTCAAGAGAGTAACTGAGTTATCAAAGGACAAACATTGTCAAATAGACCAAGGGATAGGTCTTCCCCAATGAATTGCCTTCGGGGGAAAACGATTACCCCAACTGTCACTCTAGAAAACAAAATCTAATTATTCTTGTGAAGGGGGAGAACAGTAGCTGAAGGGTTCTAATATTGCTCACCTGTTTGTTCAGCACCATCTGAAGGAGGAATTTCGGCCCACGTCGGATAAAGCAACTGCTGACGAAGAGTTCCCAACACCATATAAGGTCTTTGGGGAAGGAAAAAGATTCCCTTGTAACTTTTATCCTTGCATGGATTACTTTCAACAGTATTTTCATGAGCACTAGTTGGCTCGACATCATCTGAGCTGTTCACATAATAAGAAATTTTTCCTGTTCCACGAGTCCAGAGACCAGCCATTGCTCTTAACAAAGAAGTTTTCCCACTTCCACTTGGACCTGTGATCTGTGAATTAAAATTTCAGTAAACTCAATACATGGCTACTTGGCATACAGACTAGCTCCGCTGTATAAAATATATGCTACTCATACTTGGGTGCGGGTGTGAATTCATATAGTACATATTAAAGTGCCGGACTCAGCAAGAATCATTTTTAGAATTTAGACACAGGGACTCAAATGATGATAAGAGAGAGAAAAGTAGAGGACACAAGTCTTCAAAAGATAAATTTAGTTATAAATTAGAAATATTTAGAGAGATTTCAggaatcaatactatatattaaatccagaaaccaagggacttcaatgtaattaaagaaagttatacaaattaattatactatatagttttaaatcaatagcaccgtgtgatggacccgattaagggatctcaatgcaaatattatatagtttgggttaaaattaaattatatataagcttggtaattttcctaaacatggtcaatttccttaaaataaaatagttaattaagatggtcagtttccttaaaataaaataattaattaagatgctcAATTTTAAGGATATTTAAAGAAAGAAAATgcctgataattttcctaaatatttatagaagactagaagatggtcaatttccttaaaataaaataagtaattagtataaatatgcacacttatggtattagttattatcaccataaaattatatatattaaatttaaaatctatgcaattttgtTAAACTttatttatagtttattagatgtatagagatgttaattatttaacatacaaaaatataataagtaggttataaataattcaagttagatttcatAATAAATAAtgttgcataattctttcgatttgatttaatacatatatgtaatatatttatataaatatataatcctcttaaaattgcattcctaagtagtaaaagtaatttcgtcagtaaagaaaagaattgtagtaacattggatataggtatataataatcactcatttgaataataaaagtaacaatattatcaacgagattagtgagagtgctagaaacaacgggagtagtgaaataattaatattaacgcgacaataatgaaagtaacaataattacggcgagtgtagtgaaattatcaatattaatgcggcagtagtgatagtaacaataattaaggtgggagtagtgaaatgttattactattgtttcattaataagagtaaaatattaatagcgggagtattgAATTTGTCTCattatttatttcatcgtaattttaggatatgtcatagaaaaatatattaatgataaatttataggttatgcaactttaagtaattttatttaataaaaaaaattaatgataagtagaggtagcccgggcgaagccggacaccaatactagtaaGGCTTAAAATCACTATCCTACGAATTGCTTCATACCAAGTTTTTTTCCCTCAATTTTATTTGTGTCCCCTTTTTCAGCTATTCTAGGAAAAGCGTAGGATTGATAATGGCCTGATAGCGACTTTGTACCTACCCATATCCTTGGTTAGACCTCGCAAAGCTTACCGACTCGAGACCCGAAAACCACCCGACATTGTCTGACCCAAGTTGACCCGACTTGAGCCAAAACTTGAtgacccaatgttgacccgacccgatgtGACCGGGCCCAAAGCCACCCAACCCGTAGTTGACCCAAACCGAAATGACCTAAAGTGACCCAACATGAACCGAAATTACTAGTATTAAGTCATATGACATAAATAATTTTGGGAAATACTCCTTTTTATTCAAATTAGTACTAATTAGAGTGTTTTAGACTTTTAACCACTaatccgaaaatgacccgatccaaaGTGACCCGACAACTTGACATCctaaattgacccgacccgaaacgaAATTTGTGGTAACCTTGAAAAGTTGAAATCACCCAACCAAAACCTGGCCTGATTGAGCCATTTGCCACCTCTATCCTTGGTGTATGTTGGACAAGCATACGACCGTAGAAGTAGAAATGAAGAGTCGAAAGAAGATAGTATAAGAGTAATAAGACATAGCAAGAGGGATGACAACATGCAATTGCAAGATAAACTACTCACCAGCAAGTGATCCTTTTCATTTATCAACAATGTTAAATCCGCAATAATAGTAGCTTTTTCAGGAGTCACCAGAGTCAAATTCTCCAAATAAACCAACTTTTTACTATTTTGGGATGTCCCTGATCCATTTGAATCCAAACATGTCAGATTCGTTGGACTTTCTACATTGTCATGAACAATAGACACGTTGTTCATTGAATCAGCATCCTTAGAGCTGGTTCCATCAAGAAGGTCATCAAATTCACCTACACAGTTGAAGTTCTGAAATCAGTAACCATTTCTGAGAAAACTGATCTTAACCTTTCCACCCTTTGTCTTATGCTTCCTCTATCCTTTTTAATTGTACCATCTAACTCTTCAGAACGATGACATGAAGATCGGTGTTTTGATGTATACTAGTTTATATACTTGGAGAAACTAATACCGATGGTCAAAATTAACATCGATTGTCCATCGAACTAAAAGAAGGGCATTACAGATAGGATATAGGTAATAATTCTAAACGCTCCGAGCGtttaaaatggaaaaaaaaaaaaaaagatgtgatGCAGTTTCACATGCTGGAGACGGATAATATACACGTTAAAACGTATATTACATACCTAAACGGTCAATCACAGCAGAGAATGCACTGATAGCTTGAAATTGGTAAACAATGAGAGAAACATCTCCAAGTATGTGATTAAAAGCCGACACAGACTGATTAATGACACCAAATTCAATCTTCCCAGAGAAGTACATGGGAGCAACAACTGCTGCAGGAAGAATTTGAATTAGATACCGATATCCACTGGTGAAGAATTCTAGGTTCCTTGAAGAGATCAACAAACGCTGCAACACCAATACCAGTAATACAATGTGTAAGTGTAATGAATAGAATAAGACACTAAGTCTGGTAGGTTTGCAGGCAAAAAATTAGAAGTTAGCATGGTCTCCGTGCCTCACAGGCTACCGCCTAAAGCATGTTAAGGGGTTTCATGTACGCAGCCACATTGATAATTGAGTCGAGAAATACAAGTCAATAAAACTAAATTTGCAGATCTTTATCAAGATACGGACTAGATGAAGCCAAAGACCATCTGGGCACAATTACTACGTCACCTAATATCACAGTTTTGAGAGCATATCATGTGTTCAGGAACTCCGTGGATCATTTGTCAATAACTGTAGTATTTGTTGTATTTCCCGGGTAAGGGATTACATCATGAACTATTTGTTCGCTAAGTCGTATAATTGATTGTGCATTTGTGCCTATAACTGTCTGCTTACTAAATTCGAAAGTTACGTGCTATATGTTCATAATAGCCCTTGGGAATTACTCCTCATATAATTTTGTAATTACTACTGCCCTGCAGTTTTTAAGAGCAAAAAGCTCTTACAGAAGGAAAGGAAAGGCATCAAAAGTATCAAGATAAACAATTGCATAGAAAGACCTCAAACAATGTATGACAAAGGCATGTTTTCATACACTTAAATTTTGGAAAGCACTGCTGAATCTTTGAACTAGCATTTGCAGTTCATTTTCCTCGCCACCATAGAAAGCAATGGATTCAGCATTTTCCCTCACACGTACAAGCCCATAACGGAAGTCAGCTTCCTTCTTTTCTTGCAAGAAGTTCAAAGTAACCAGCCCCTGAAATCAGACATCAGAATAAGACACAACACAAGCATCATAAACCGTCAACAAGCAAGTACATAAACATGGTTACCTTCCCCAGAAGTACACTAATAGCTGTTCCACCAATGGAATACACCAGAAGCACGACAAAAAGTGGGGGATATATGCCAAATAAGATGTTACTGAATGAGATCAAGTCAATTGCGGCATTGAAGAGTGTCAGAGAAAAGGCAAGAGCTGTCCCTGTAAATGCACTCAAATCATCAACAATCCGCTGATCTGGATTATCAATAGTAGACTGGGACTGAATTTTGTAAAAAGTCCGGTTTTCCAGATAACGCTGCATATAATATTTTGTCATCCAAGATCTCCATCTCAAAGAAAGGGTATCTTTTGCATAATCTCGCAATACAAAAATCTGTAAAAGATAAACACGTGAAATTTAAGGATAGCGACAGCTTTGATCATGAGACCTTCTAGAACAAAACCTAGAAACAAAGCATCAATACCAAAATGATGTGGGTATGAGTTAAAACACCAACATACTATACAATAAGATCCATTGCCAAACGCGCCCTCTAGTCCTCTACCTTTCTGATTTGCTACATACAAGATTAAACCTAGAAACTTAGCCAACTTGTACTCAAGAACATCCCCGTCCACCGAGAGGAAAAGAAATTCAAACATGTTTATTTTCCAGTATGAGGCCCAAAGGCTAAAACTCGACATTGTTCCATTAACTGTTATAGTCAGTCATAGTCCGTAGTGGTTACATAATACAACAAGCAATGTAAGGAAGAGAAGACTTTCTAGACAGACAGTACCTAAAAGAGTGGAGCAATGTGCTCACCGGAATACCGCCTGCAAATCCACCTAAATAAtacaaaagttgcttcatgaatTGTTCTTGATCTTTATCTGTAAACAGGGAAGCATATATAAATGAAGGCGGTTTTGCATTAAAAAAACAAGAAGAGGAAAAGGGGGTTaaacttaaaattaaaaatgtaCTGACTGGCAAGAGCGTTGTAAAAGTCACGGCCAAGGTAACTGAAAGCAACACTGATCCCAGTGGTTCCCAAAGTCAATGCAAAAACAGTAGCTAATCTCAATCTTGCTTGATCCTTATCCTCTGAAAACCAATACGGTTTTGCCACTTTCCAAAACCTCCTGAATAACGTCCCAGCCTCTGGCAATTTTCTCTGCCACCAAACCAAATAATTTCATCACAATACAACACTTGATTCATAATAATGATGATTATGAaaaagaagagaagagaagagaagagaagagaagagaagagaagagaagcaCAAACAGTTTCAGTAACAGTTGAAGACGATTTGACAGTGAAATTCCATTTCTGGGATTTGAATTTAGAAAATGTAGAAGAAGAATTAGGATGAAAAGGAGGAGAGGATTTTCTTCTATGAAGAGACATTCTTGCACTTGTGGGTAACCCAAATAATAATAAGTTTGGAAATGAACAAGGGATTTGTGTTAAATTAAGTGGGGAGAAGACAGTCATCTTTAAATTTGGCGGTTTaagatttaattaattaattaagaaatgAAGAAACGGCAAGAATGGTAGATAAGATGATTCCGTTCCATTAAGTGTGGAATCTATTCTTGAATGCTTCTTCTTGTTTTGTTTCGCATCTGGGTATTTGCAATCTGTCAGTTTCTGTGGTTCTACATCTCATCGCCTTCTTTACACCTCCGCTTCCTATTTTTACACTTATCGCTTATTTTTTTCTACTTCTTTTACGTACTTCCTAAATCCCGCATACCTCTTTGGGTGATGTTCATTTATGGACAGGTTTTACACTTTTATTTTTTCATGGACGGAAATGGGTTTTACACTTTTATTTTTTCATGGACggaaatgaccattttatccatTTTATTTCAACTCCCAAATTTTCAGTTTTCTCTCTCCATATTCAACtagttttcaacccgtgcaatttgcacgggtatgACTTTATAGTCAGTAAATATTTAAAGAATGTTAAGTAatatacatgaatattttatattCTATTTcttttatattgataatagagTAAAACACGTGCTAAATTTGCAAGGGATTGAAACTTGCACATGTTTAAAATATGTGATATTAACACACAAATTCGGTGTTGTAACATGAAacatagtatatagtatataataAATGCAATGTATGGGAAATAATAAAAAGCAAACACTATAAATATCGATATAAAATGGAAATAATTGTCAAAATTTGAAAAGGGTTTACAATCAAATTGAAGAAACATAACTGCAGACTTAACGAAAATGGTCTAACATCATTCCAACTATTGGAAAATTTCATGGTAGACTACATTAGTTGTTGTATTTGATGTAACCTTATTACTATCACAAATCAAAAGTTTCAAACCTTCTTTTCTTGTAACTCTGGAAATCGCTACGTAAAGTTGTCTATGACTAAAAAATGGTCTTGGAAGGTAGATGCTGACCTGAGATAAAGATTATCCTTGACTTTTGTTTATAGTCATGGCAAAACAGACCGCGATGGGGAATTGCCTTCTGCTAAAACGTACCGGGAATTTAATGGAGTCCGACGGAGTCAGTGTTAGTCGAGCAATATGCACGTGATCACCTTTATGACTACCTGTTAAAACCGTACATCTAATCACGTGTGACGCTAAATCAGTCACAATTAATCGTGTACCATTACATAAACCGCGTGATTGATCAATGTCCCTGAGAAGCATCACCATATCACCTACCTTCAACTTCAATTGATGATTCGGGAGTCCGGAACATTTGATACTATTGAGGTATTCGGTAGAATGAAGGTCAGGGTCACCCATGCCTCTATCATCGTTAGAAACTTCATCGGAGCTTAGATATATAACCTCATCCTCATCGATTTTCGATAACACGTAGTCATCTACCGCTTCAACTATCTTGTGAGTAGGGGCGAGGATTGCCCTTTCTTGGAGGTGATCTGGGTTCCACAACTGGCTTTGTAGATCCGGATACGTGACATTTACTATTGATGCAATCGGATCTGCCACCTGTTGAATGAGTAAGTCGTCTAGGAATTATAGATCGACGTCCCCGTCATTTTCACCGCCCGCTAAACCATCTCCAATTTCCAAGATCCACTCCGAGAATTTCCTTATATCGTCAACATTGTCGCTTGTCCTTCCAACTTGCAAACGCATGTTCTTTGTCAGTCTAAGCACCTGGACAAATTCAAATGTTATCATGTTtatatatttaatttttaaaaaacgtTGTAACTAATAACGTTGTTAGACATATATATTGGTATGGTAATTAAGGAAGAATACCTTGCAGGAAGGCCACAAATACGATGAACAAAGAGATGCACGCACAACGTCTGCTCTACTTCCTTTGGAGACAACCGGTAGAGTTTGGCGAAAATCTCCCCCGAATACTACCACCTTACCTCCAAACGGTAGTTCGACATTTCTCTCGTTCACAACGCGCATTACATCTTTCAAACTTTTATCAACAGCCTCAAAGCTATGTTTGTGAGTCATAGGTGCTTCATCCTATATTATGAGTTTGACCCTTA is a window encoding:
- the LOC141610864 gene encoding ABC transporter D family member 2, chloroplastic — encoded protein: MTVFSPLNLTQIPCSFPNLLLFGLPTSARMSLHRRKSSPPFHPNSSSTFSKFKSQKWNFTVKSSSTVTETRKLPEAGTLFRRFWKVAKPYWFSEDKDQARLRLATVFALTLGTTGISVAFSYLGRDFYNALANKDQEQFMKQLLYYLGGFAGGIPIFVLRDYAKDTLSLRWRSWMTKYYMQRYLENRTFYKIQSQSTIDNPDQRIVDDLSAFTGTALAFSLTLFNAAIDLISFSNILFGIYPPLFVVLLVYSIGGTAISVLLGKGLVTLNFLQEKKEADFRYGLVRVRENAESIAFYGGEENELQMLVQRFSSAFQNLSRLLISSRNLEFFTSGYRYLIQILPAAVVAPMYFSGKIEFGVINQSVSAFNHILGDVSLIVYQFQAISAFSAVIDRLGEFDDLLDGTSSKDADSMNNVSIVHDNVESPTNLTCLDSNGSGTSQNSKKLVYLENLTLVTPEKATIIADLTLLINEKDHLLITGPSGSGKTSLLRAMAGLWTRGTGKISYYVNSSDDVEPTSAHENTVESNPCKDKSYKGIFFLPQRPYMVLGTLRQQLLYPTWAEIPPSDGAEQTGVPPFLLRQEGSGSVFEKQGKPTDEDLVKVLEDVRLGYLLSRFSLDSACEWSSVLSLGEQQRLAFARLLLAKPYLILLDESTSALDEDNETHLYGLIEAAGVTYVSIGHRRSLFSYHNKLLHIMKASPESSEQNWNIKVISPESRRSLLELGS